Proteins from one Comamonas flocculans genomic window:
- a CDS encoding FKBP-type peptidyl-prolyl cis-trans isomerase: MRTPLLLLSSVLLAGAAQAQSGAPAAPVTTQSGLIYQSLHEGTGDAPKASDTVKVHYKGQLADGKEFDSSYQRGQPTEFALNRVIPCWTEGVQRMKVGGKAKLTCPPEIAYGARGAGGVIPPNATLTFEIELLGVQR, from the coding sequence ATGCGCACCCCGCTCCTGCTTCTTTCCTCCGTACTCCTCGCCGGCGCCGCCCAGGCACAGAGCGGCGCGCCCGCCGCACCCGTCACCACGCAAAGCGGCCTGATCTACCAGTCGCTGCACGAAGGCACGGGCGATGCGCCCAAGGCCAGCGACACGGTGAAGGTGCACTACAAGGGGCAGCTGGCCGACGGCAAGGAGTTCGACAGCTCCTACCAGCGCGGCCAGCCGACCGAGTTCGCGCTGAACCGCGTCATCCCCTGCTGGACCGAAGGCGTGCAGCGCATGAAGGTGGGCGGCAAGGCCAAGCTTACCTGCCCGCCGGAGATCGCCTACGGCGCGCGCGGTGCGGGCGGGGTGATACCGCCCAATGCCACGCTGACTTTCGAGATCGAACTGCTGGGCGTGCAGCGCTGA
- a CDS encoding PAS domain-containing hybrid sensor histidine kinase/response regulator encodes MTEPDLSFLFRGEAQPPGKDTPAPAPQPTPAPAAPATGRASVQGPAFADLVAELRGYQAELEAQNKELRYSQAAAESASERFEALFSSVPLSLMVLDEHDMVVQANAMAHRSFQPTEFDRPLTSLMPFVSDADADRVHSAFALARAQGRSDASEVVFQIGGERRITGDLHIAYLETLQGSGEPLRQFLCAVIDQGPLLAERHTLQQRNEQLHASERRLEAVINSALDAIICVDQHQRITVFNPTAAALFQCPTRDALGSPLSRFLPELARAPGYAQLTTQAALGEMQARSATGRELAVEVSVTFEHHEGSVTTTVFARDLTARKRAEERRQELEVQLRESQKMQAVGTMAGGIAHDFNNILHAILGNVELAKADAQTPGTDPRVLESLHEIDKAARRARDLVRQILAFSRNEAPPRGAVQLAELMRETERLLRVTLPAHIHLQVQCAAQLPPILADATQVEQALLNLCTNAIQAVGTRPGRVMMQAQCLRPNAALRERLKLAPATYVALQVSDDGPGMDAATRARIFEPFFTTKPVGQGTGLGLPVVHGVMRTHGGAIDVQSAPSRGCLFTLFFPLADAAQVEAESAPMPLMVLADDRPASTRKRPCVMYVDDDEALVFLVRRLLGRRSYEVAGFTDPRAALRALAQEPARFDLLVTDYNMPGFSGVQLLREVRKVRADLPVALASGYITAEIEQSALLEGARALIHKPNDVHELCDTVDRLVRGAP; translated from the coding sequence ATGACCGAGCCCGACCTGTCCTTCCTGTTTCGCGGCGAAGCGCAGCCGCCGGGCAAGGACACGCCCGCGCCGGCGCCGCAGCCAACGCCGGCGCCCGCCGCACCGGCCACCGGCCGGGCGTCCGTCCAGGGCCCGGCCTTTGCCGACCTGGTGGCCGAGCTGCGCGGCTACCAGGCCGAGCTGGAGGCGCAGAACAAGGAGCTGCGCTACAGCCAGGCGGCGGCCGAGAGCGCCTCCGAACGCTTCGAGGCGCTGTTTTCCAGCGTGCCGCTGTCGCTCATGGTGCTCGACGAGCACGACATGGTGGTGCAGGCCAACGCCATGGCCCACCGCTCGTTCCAGCCCACCGAATTCGACCGGCCGCTGACCTCGCTCATGCCCTTCGTGAGCGACGCCGACGCCGACCGCGTGCACAGCGCCTTTGCGCTGGCGCGCGCGCAGGGGCGCAGCGACGCCTCCGAGGTGGTGTTCCAGATCGGCGGCGAGCGGCGCATCACGGGCGACCTGCACATCGCCTACCTCGAAACTCTGCAGGGCAGCGGCGAGCCGCTGCGCCAGTTCCTCTGCGCGGTCATAGACCAGGGCCCGCTGCTGGCCGAGCGCCACACGCTGCAGCAAAGGAACGAGCAGCTGCACGCCAGCGAGCGGCGCCTGGAGGCGGTGATCAACTCGGCGCTGGACGCGATCATCTGCGTGGACCAGCACCAGCGCATCACCGTCTTCAACCCGACCGCGGCCGCCCTGTTCCAGTGCCCCACGCGCGACGCGCTGGGCAGCCCGCTGTCGCGCTTCCTGCCCGAGCTGGCGCGCGCCCCGGGCTATGCGCAGCTCACCACGCAGGCGGCGCTCGGCGAGATGCAGGCGCGCAGCGCCACCGGGCGCGAGCTGGCGGTGGAGGTCAGCGTCACTTTCGAGCACCACGAGGGCAGCGTCACCACCACCGTGTTCGCGCGCGACCTGACGGCGCGCAAGCGCGCCGAGGAGCGCCGCCAGGAGCTCGAGGTGCAGCTGCGCGAATCGCAGAAGATGCAGGCCGTGGGCACCATGGCCGGCGGCATAGCGCACGACTTCAACAACATCCTGCACGCCATCCTGGGCAACGTGGAGCTGGCCAAGGCCGACGCGCAGACGCCGGGCACCGACCCGCGGGTGCTTGAAAGCCTGCACGAGATCGACAAGGCCGCGCGGCGCGCGCGCGATCTGGTGCGCCAGATCCTCGCCTTCAGCCGCAACGAGGCACCGCCGCGCGGCGCGGTGCAACTGGCCGAGCTGATGCGCGAGACCGAGCGCCTGCTGCGCGTGACCCTGCCCGCGCACATCCATCTGCAGGTGCAATGCGCAGCGCAATTGCCGCCCATCCTGGCGGACGCCACCCAGGTGGAACAGGCCCTGCTGAACCTGTGCACCAACGCCATCCAGGCCGTGGGCACCCGGCCCGGGCGCGTGATGATGCAGGCGCAGTGCCTGCGGCCCAACGCGGCGCTGCGCGAGCGCCTGAAGCTTGCGCCCGCCACCTACGTGGCGCTGCAGGTGAGCGACGACGGCCCCGGCATGGACGCGGCCACGCGCGCGCGCATCTTCGAGCCCTTCTTCACCACCAAGCCCGTGGGCCAGGGCACGGGCCTGGGCCTGCCGGTGGTGCATGGCGTGATGCGCACCCACGGCGGCGCCATCGACGTGCAAAGCGCGCCCAGCCGCGGCTGCCTGTTCACGCTGTTCTTTCCGCTGGCCGATGCCGCGCAGGTGGAGGCCGAGAGCGCCCCCATGCCGCTCATGGTGCTGGCCGACGACCGGCCGGCGAGCACGCGCAAGCGCCCCTGCGTGATGTATGTGGACGACGACGAGGCGCTGGTCTTCCTCGTGCGCCGCCTGCTCGGGCGGCGCTCCTATGAAGTGGCCGGCTTCACCGACCCGCGCGCCGCGCTGCGCGCACTGGCGCAGGAGCCCGCTCGCTTTGACCTCCTGGTCACCGACTACAACATGCCCGGTTTCTCGGGCGTGCAGCTGCTGCGCGAGGTGCGCAAGGTCCGCGCCGACCTGCCGGTGGCGCTGGCCTCGGGCTACATCACCGCCGAGATCGAGCAAAGCGCCCTGCTGGAAGGCGCGCGCGCACTGATACACAAGCCCAACGACGTGCACGAGCTGTGCGACACGGTGGACCGGCTGGTGCGCGGCGCGCCATGA
- a CDS encoding RluA family pseudouridine synthase encodes MNAAPASAASAANGAIAPAGAPGADTRALAAQAPHCLYADEDLLALAKPAGLLCVPGRGPLKQDALSTRAQRHWPGALVVHRLDQATSGLVLMARHPEAQRRLGMAFAAQAVHKHYQALVHGRPRAAPLAHPRAQGPGWGLIELPLTPDWPRRPLQKVDHAAGKPSQTLWRTLASDAGGTRSRLLLQPLSGRTHQLRLHLAHIGHPIVGDRLYGPPGQADEAPRLLLHAWRLALAHPRTGQWLELACPLPF; translated from the coding sequence ATGAACGCCGCCCCTGCCTCCGCTGCCTCCGCTGCCAACGGCGCCATCGCACCCGCCGGCGCGCCAGGGGCGGACACGCGGGCCCTGGCCGCCCAGGCGCCGCACTGCCTGTATGCCGACGAGGACCTGCTTGCGCTGGCCAAGCCCGCCGGCCTGCTGTGCGTGCCGGGGCGCGGGCCGCTCAAGCAGGATGCGCTGAGCACGCGCGCCCAGCGGCACTGGCCGGGCGCGCTGGTCGTGCACCGGCTGGACCAGGCCACCTCCGGCCTGGTGCTGATGGCGCGCCACCCCGAGGCGCAGCGGCGCCTGGGCATGGCCTTCGCCGCGCAGGCGGTGCACAAGCACTACCAGGCGCTGGTGCACGGGCGCCCGCGCGCCGCGCCGCTCGCGCACCCGCGCGCCCAGGGCCCCGGCTGGGGCCTGATCGAGCTGCCGCTCACGCCCGACTGGCCGCGCCGCCCGCTGCAGAAGGTCGATCACGCCGCCGGCAAACCCAGCCAGACGCTGTGGCGCACACTCGCCAGCGACGCCGGCGGCACGCGCAGCCGCTTGCTGCTGCAGCCGCTCAGCGGGCGCACCCACCAGCTGCGCCTGCACCTGGCGCACATCGGCCATCCCATCGTCGGCGACCGGCTCTACGGTCCGCCCGGGCAGGCCGACGAGGCGCCGCGCCTGCTGCTGCACGCCTGGCGCCTGGCGCTGGCCCATCCACGCACCGGGCAGTGGCTGGAACTTGCCTGCCCGCTGCCGTTCTGA
- a CDS encoding SDR family NAD(P)-dependent oxidoreductase — MSASHLYILTGASRGLGLALARELLQPGHCLVLIARSAAPGLHAPPGAQLTQWQHDLGDARAAAQQLGQWLAQQPPGRHASATLINNAGALAQIAPLRECAQAPAQASIANALRVGLEAPMLLSASFLGATAEWPGARKVLNISSGLGRRPMAAQAAYCAAKAGMDHFSRCLALEEAARPNGARVCSLAPGVIDTDMQLQLRSADPAHFPDQPRFARLNAQEELSSAGASAARVLAWLRHPAFGREPVADVRSLDTGASAMPQGGPSPAGARR, encoded by the coding sequence ATGTCCGCTTCCCACCTCTACATCCTCACCGGCGCCTCGCGCGGCCTGGGCCTGGCGCTGGCGCGCGAGCTGCTGCAGCCCGGGCACTGTCTGGTGCTGATCGCCCGCAGCGCCGCCCCCGGCCTGCACGCGCCGCCGGGCGCGCAGCTGACGCAGTGGCAGCACGACCTGGGCGACGCCCGCGCCGCCGCACAGCAGCTGGGCCAGTGGCTCGCGCAGCAGCCGCCCGGGCGCCATGCCAGCGCCACGCTGATCAACAACGCCGGAGCGCTGGCGCAGATCGCGCCGCTGCGCGAGTGCGCGCAGGCGCCGGCCCAGGCCAGCATCGCCAACGCGCTGCGCGTGGGGCTGGAGGCGCCGATGCTGCTGAGCGCCAGCTTCCTGGGCGCGACCGCCGAATGGCCCGGGGCGCGCAAGGTGCTCAACATCTCCTCGGGCCTGGGGCGTCGTCCGATGGCCGCGCAGGCCGCCTATTGCGCGGCCAAGGCCGGCATGGACCACTTCAGCCGCTGCCTGGCGCTGGAAGAGGCGGCACGGCCCAATGGCGCGCGCGTGTGCTCGCTGGCGCCGGGCGTGATCGACACCGACATGCAGCTGCAACTGCGCAGCGCCGACCCGGCGCACTTCCCCGATCAGCCGCGCTTTGCCCGGCTGAACGCGCAAGAAGAGCTCAGCAGCGCCGGCGCCAGCGCGGCGCGCGTGCTCGCCTGGCTGCGCCACCCGGCCTTCGGCCGCGAGCCGGTGGCCGACGTGCGCAGCCTCGACACCGGCGCCAGCGCCATGCCCCAGGGCGGGCCCAGCCCCGCCGGCGCGCGCCGCTGA
- a CDS encoding Crp/Fnr family transcriptional regulator → MDEPILTIEEREAINSGRWFSSLSPSLRHDILRCTYVKRYKDGTLITARGEFPEEWIACAKGAVRVSSTSLSGKQITLTYVEPGIWFGDVAILDGDQRTHDAYAHGETTIVCVARADFRKILAQHSELYEALLRLQARRIRQLFGLVEDLNTLPLRARLAKQLLHLARSYGITSLSCEDEVRIGLHLAQEELAQLLGASRQRVNQELKSMEREGAIRIEPGGLVLRDRQALMRITESVG, encoded by the coding sequence ATGGATGAGCCCATCCTTACGATCGAAGAACGAGAGGCGATCAATTCCGGTCGCTGGTTTTCTTCCCTGTCGCCCTCGCTGCGGCACGACATTCTTCGATGCACCTACGTCAAACGCTACAAGGATGGCACCTTGATCACCGCCCGAGGCGAGTTCCCCGAGGAATGGATCGCCTGCGCCAAGGGCGCGGTGCGCGTGAGCTCCACCTCGCTGTCGGGCAAGCAGATCACGCTGACCTACGTGGAGCCGGGCATCTGGTTCGGCGACGTGGCCATCCTGGACGGCGACCAGCGCACGCACGACGCCTATGCGCATGGCGAAACCACCATCGTCTGCGTGGCGCGCGCGGACTTTCGCAAGATCCTGGCGCAGCACTCCGAACTCTACGAGGCGCTCCTGCGCCTGCAGGCGCGGCGCATACGCCAGCTCTTCGGCCTGGTGGAAGACCTCAACACCCTGCCGCTGCGCGCGCGCCTGGCCAAGCAGCTGCTGCACCTGGCGCGCAGCTACGGCATCACCAGCCTGTCGTGCGAGGACGAGGTGCGCATCGGCCTGCACCTGGCGCAGGAAGAGCTGGCGCAGTTGCTGGGCGCCTCGCGCCAGCGCGTGAACCAGGAACTCAAGTCCATGGAGCGCGAGGGCGCAATCCGCATCGAGCCCGGCGGTCTGGTGCTGCGCGACCGCCAGGCGCTGATGCGCATCACCGAAAGCGTGGGTTAG
- a CDS encoding phosphotransferase family protein gives MSNYDQFIGTRPVGGKHAFDAQALADWAAAHVPGFAGPVQAALFKGGQSNPTYLLSTPGARYVMRSKPAPVAQLLPSAHAIEREYRVMQALAATDVPVPHMLALCEDEAVIGRAFYLMEHMQGRVLWDQSLPGMTPAERGAIYDEMNRVIAALHRVDFAALGLADYGRPGNYFERQIGRWSKQYRASVTEPIAEMDRLMDWLPAHMPESARDANRVAIVHGDYRLDNLMFHASEPRVTAVLDWELSTLGHPLADFAYHCMSWHIPAALSRGIAGLDLAALGIPQERAYIQRYCERTGMHDTDSLHADWNFYLAYNLFRIAAILQGIAKRVQAGTAASSQAQAAGAQARPMAELAWSFARRG, from the coding sequence GTGTCCAACTACGACCAGTTCATCGGCACGCGCCCCGTCGGCGGCAAGCACGCCTTCGACGCGCAGGCCCTGGCCGACTGGGCCGCGGCGCACGTGCCGGGCTTTGCCGGTCCGGTGCAGGCGGCCTTGTTCAAGGGCGGGCAGTCCAACCCCACCTACCTGCTGAGCACCCCGGGCGCCCGCTACGTGATGCGCTCCAAGCCCGCGCCGGTGGCGCAGCTGCTGCCCTCGGCCCACGCGATCGAGCGCGAATACCGCGTGATGCAGGCGCTGGCCGCCACCGACGTGCCGGTGCCGCACATGCTCGCGCTGTGCGAGGACGAAGCCGTCATCGGCCGCGCCTTCTACCTGATGGAGCACATGCAGGGGCGCGTGCTCTGGGACCAATCCCTGCCCGGCATGACGCCCGCCGAGCGCGGTGCCATCTACGACGAGATGAACCGCGTCATCGCCGCGCTGCACCGCGTGGACTTTGCCGCCCTGGGCCTGGCCGACTACGGCCGCCCGGGCAACTACTTCGAGCGCCAGATCGGCCGCTGGAGCAAGCAGTACCGCGCCTCCGTCACCGAACCCATCGCCGAGATGGACCGGCTCATGGACTGGCTGCCCGCGCACATGCCCGAGAGCGCGCGCGACGCCAACCGCGTGGCCATCGTGCATGGCGACTACCGGCTGGACAACCTGATGTTCCACGCGAGCGAGCCGCGCGTGACCGCGGTGCTGGACTGGGAGCTGTCCACGCTGGGCCATCCGCTGGCCGACTTCGCCTACCACTGCATGAGCTGGCACATCCCCGCCGCGCTCAGCCGCGGCATCGCGGGCCTGGACCTGGCCGCGCTCGGCATACCTCAGGAGCGCGCCTACATCCAGCGCTACTGCGAGCGCACCGGCATGCACGATACCGACAGCCTGCACGCCGACTGGAACTTCTACCTCGCCTACAACCTGTTTCGCATTGCCGCCATCCTGCAGGGCATCGCCAAGCGCGTGCAGGCGGGCACGGCGGCCAGCAGCCAGGCCCAGGCCGCGGGTGCGCAGGCGCGGCCCATGGCCGAGCTGGCCTGGTCGTTCGCGCGCCGCGGCTGA
- a CDS encoding acyl-CoA dehydrogenase family protein: MDFNYSAKTLELQARLAQFMDEHIYPAEKQHAAELARNTTAGKRWTPLKTIEDLKPKAQAAGLWNLFLPVDTAEASGYHGAGLTNQEYAPLAETMGRVLWASEVFNCSAPDTGNMETIARYGSEAIKSEWLKPLLQGRIRSAFAMTEPEVASSDATNITTRMQRDGDDYVINGRKWWTSGANDPRCKVFITMGKTDPEAPRHSQQSMIVVPADTPGITILRNLNVFGYDDAPHGHAEVIFDNVRVPAANVLLGEGRGFEIAQGRLGPGRIHHCMRLIGQAERALELMCQRASTRVAFGKPIAAQTVTQERIAEARCKIDMARLLTLKAAWMMDTAGNKAARTEIAMIKVVAPNMACQVIDWAIQAHGGAGVCDDFPLAYAYANARTLRFADGPDEVHRNAIAKWELGKHAAGA, encoded by the coding sequence ATGGACTTCAACTACTCCGCCAAGACCCTGGAACTGCAGGCACGCCTCGCGCAGTTCATGGACGAACACATCTACCCCGCTGAAAAGCAGCACGCCGCGGAGCTGGCGCGCAACACCACCGCGGGCAAGCGCTGGACGCCGCTCAAGACCATCGAAGACCTCAAACCCAAGGCCCAGGCGGCGGGGCTGTGGAACCTGTTCCTGCCGGTGGATACCGCCGAAGCCTCGGGCTACCACGGCGCGGGCCTGACCAACCAGGAATACGCGCCGCTGGCCGAAACCATGGGCCGCGTGCTCTGGGCCAGCGAGGTGTTCAACTGCTCCGCGCCCGACACCGGCAACATGGAAACCATCGCGCGCTACGGCAGCGAGGCGATCAAGAGCGAATGGCTCAAGCCGCTGCTGCAGGGGCGCATCCGCTCGGCCTTCGCGATGACCGAGCCCGAAGTGGCCAGCAGCGACGCCACCAACATCACCACCCGCATGCAGCGCGACGGCGACGACTACGTCATCAACGGGCGCAAGTGGTGGACCAGCGGCGCCAACGACCCGCGCTGCAAGGTCTTCATCACCATGGGCAAGACCGACCCCGAGGCACCGCGCCACTCGCAGCAAAGCATGATCGTCGTGCCCGCCGACACCCCCGGCATCACCATCTTGCGCAACCTCAACGTCTTCGGCTACGACGACGCGCCGCACGGCCACGCCGAGGTCATCTTCGACAACGTGCGCGTGCCCGCGGCCAACGTGCTGCTGGGCGAAGGCCGCGGCTTCGAGATCGCGCAGGGGCGCCTGGGGCCGGGGCGCATCCACCACTGCATGCGCCTGATCGGCCAGGCCGAACGCGCGCTCGAACTGATGTGCCAGCGCGCCAGCACCCGCGTGGCCTTCGGCAAGCCGATCGCCGCGCAGACCGTGACGCAGGAGCGCATCGCCGAGGCGCGCTGCAAGATCGACATGGCACGCCTGCTCACGCTCAAGGCCGCCTGGATGATGGACACCGCGGGCAACAAGGCCGCGCGCACCGAGATCGCGATGATCAAGGTCGTCGCCCCCAACATGGCCTGCCAGGTGATCGACTGGGCCATCCAGGCGCATGGCGGCGCGGGCGTGTGCGACGACTTCCCGCTGGCCTACGCCTACGCCAACGCGCGCACGCTGCGCTTTGCCGACGGGCCCGACGAGGTGCACCGCAACGCCATCGCCAAGTGGGAGCTGGGCAAGCACGCGGCCGGCGCCTGA
- a CDS encoding Crp/Fnr family transcriptional regulator has protein sequence MSPPPAPRPTPAATAPTAARSGDAAAGNPEQRVRALLSQLPLFASLSESELAQLAAATQRRSLAPAETIVRRGERCSAMYFVIYGSVQLVYNAASGSERTVRLLAAGASFGEAALFSGREHIVTATALADTLVLQVSEAAIRQLVAGNNQVAQRLIARLSEQLYMAIADFGAFTTHSGPQRLIGYLLRESTASAGLPFTLDVSKRTIASRLNLTPAHFSRILHDLSERGLIRVNGREILVLDEPGLRDYHLSA, from the coding sequence ATGAGCCCACCACCCGCCCCGCGCCCCACGCCCGCAGCCACAGCGCCCACCGCTGCGCGCAGCGGCGATGCCGCCGCCGGCAACCCCGAGCAGCGCGTGCGCGCGTTGCTGTCGCAACTGCCGCTGTTTGCCAGCCTGAGCGAGTCCGAGCTTGCGCAGCTGGCCGCCGCCACGCAGCGCCGCAGCCTCGCGCCCGCCGAGACGATCGTGCGCCGCGGCGAGCGCTGCAGCGCCATGTACTTCGTGATCTACGGCTCGGTGCAGCTGGTGTACAACGCCGCCTCCGGCAGCGAGCGCACGGTGCGCCTGCTGGCAGCGGGCGCCAGCTTCGGCGAGGCCGCGCTGTTCAGCGGGCGCGAGCACATCGTCACCGCCACCGCCCTTGCCGACACGCTGGTGCTGCAGGTGAGCGAGGCCGCCATCCGCCAGCTGGTGGCGGGCAACAACCAGGTTGCCCAACGCCTGATCGCGCGCCTGAGCGAACAGCTGTACATGGCGATTGCCGACTTCGGCGCGTTCACCACGCATTCGGGGCCGCAGCGGCTCATCGGCTACCTGCTGCGCGAATCCACCGCCAGCGCCGGCCTGCCCTTCACGCTGGACGTGAGCAAGCGCACCATCGCCTCGCGCCTGAACCTGACGCCGGCGCATTTTTCACGCATCCTGCACGACCTGAGCGAGCGCGGCCTGATCCGCGTCAACGGGCGCGAAATCCTGGTGCTGGACGAGCCCGGCCTGCGCGACTACCACCTGAGCGCCTGA
- a CDS encoding sugar phosphate isomerase/epimerase family protein: protein MGKIHLAYSTFGLTNLDFCAALDAVDAAGYEGVEVSFHRRQFNPFELGDQDLLAVRRHFARLRTQPACVATASHFFDPQRPHEPSLMALEYAARKRRIDLVKRGIHVARMLGVKLVTFGSGFVRDDHAAHPETNPTELLVDSIRECLGAIHAEEDITLLIEPEPGMHIETLAQGLALMQAVDSPKFKLHIDICHAYCSEANYIEALADAAPHARYLHISDARQGWNLQICHDSELLRFDLAHASTLVHFPDTADFLLVDPAHAIHFADGQPTPARQRRIAALLQQAGTSAPLHTVDYASLPTARGPLDDEIFTYLISVPGLSYDVLERARPAIAWLRGAQGQPLVDRMVAHTRTGIVHFHEVPGEGTLDFAASFKALSDHGFDGWGAIELYHHVDGWQAALHASHRHLAPLLA from the coding sequence ATGGGCAAGATACACCTCGCATACAGCACTTTCGGGCTGACCAATCTGGACTTTTGCGCCGCGCTCGACGCCGTCGATGCCGCAGGCTACGAAGGCGTTGAAGTCTCGTTTCACCGCCGCCAGTTCAACCCCTTTGAACTCGGCGACCAGGACCTGCTCGCCGTGCGTCGGCACTTCGCGCGCCTGCGCACCCAGCCCGCCTGCGTCGCCACCGCCTCGCACTTCTTTGACCCGCAGCGCCCGCATGAGCCCTCGCTCATGGCGCTGGAATACGCCGCGCGCAAGCGCCGCATCGACCTCGTCAAGCGCGGCATCCACGTCGCGCGCATGCTCGGCGTCAAGCTCGTCACCTTCGGCAGCGGCTTCGTGCGCGACGACCACGCGGCCCACCCCGAAACCAACCCCACCGAACTGCTGGTGGACTCCATCCGCGAATGCCTGGGCGCCATCCACGCCGAAGAGGACATCACCCTCCTGATCGAGCCCGAACCCGGCATGCACATCGAAACTCTGGCCCAGGGCCTGGCGCTGATGCAGGCGGTCGATTCCCCCAAATTCAAGCTGCACATCGACATCTGCCACGCCTACTGCTCCGAGGCCAACTACATTGAGGCCCTGGCCGACGCCGCCCCCCACGCGCGCTACCTGCACATCTCCGACGCGCGCCAGGGCTGGAACCTGCAGATCTGCCACGACAGCGAGCTGCTGCGCTTTGATCTGGCCCACGCCAGCACCCTGGTGCACTTCCCCGACACGGCAGACTTCCTGCTGGTGGACCCGGCCCACGCCATCCACTTTGCCGACGGCCAGCCCACCCCCGCGCGCCAGCGGCGCATCGCCGCACTGCTGCAACAGGCCGGCACCAGCGCCCCCCTGCACACCGTGGACTACGCCAGCCTGCCCACCGCACGCGGCCCGCTGGACGATGAAATCTTCACCTACCTGATCTCGGTGCCCGGCCTGAGCTACGACGTGCTCGAACGCGCCCGCCCCGCCATCGCCTGGCTGCGCGGCGCGCAAGGCCAGCCGCTCGTCGACCGCATGGTGGCCCACACGCGCACCGGCATCGTGCACTTTCACGAAGTCCCCGGCGAAGGCACGCTGGACTTTGCCGCCAGCTTCAAGGCACTGAGCGACCACGGTTTTGACGGCTGGGGCGCCATCGAGCTGTACCACCACGTGGACGGCTGGCAGGCCGCGCTGCATGCCAGCCACCGCCACCTCGCTCCGCTGCTGGCCTGA
- a CDS encoding S-ribosylhomocysteine lyase, translating to MPGPALHPHTGLWPAGLTGELDHRRLKAPTVKLRSALPTPGGDVIYAVDLRVRLPNRNAFLSSSELHSTEHFLLEGFSRLLPRHFLSVGIMGCRTGFYLGFVNEGRPEVLCATLERILQEMQTAAAVPYANIGQCGHWQDHDLQAARQLAQEILAHRATWLDAA from the coding sequence ATGCCCGGCCCCGCCCTGCATCCGCACACCGGCCTGTGGCCCGCCGGCCTCACCGGCGAGCTGGACCACCGCCGCCTGAAAGCCCCCACCGTCAAGCTGCGCAGCGCCCTGCCCACCCCCGGTGGCGACGTCATCTACGCCGTTGATCTGCGCGTGCGCCTGCCCAACCGCAACGCCTTCCTGAGCAGCAGCGAACTGCACTCCACCGAGCACTTCCTGCTCGAAGGCTTCAGCCGCCTGCTGCCGCGCCACTTCCTCTCGGTCGGCATCATGGGCTGCCGCACGGGCTTTTACCTCGGCTTCGTCAACGAAGGCCGCCCCGAAGTGCTCTGCGCCACGCTGGAGCGCATCCTGCAGGAGATGCAAACCGCAGCCGCCGTGCCCTACGCCAACATCGGGCAATGCGGCCACTGGCAAGACCACGACCTGCAGGCTGCGCGCCAGCTCGCGCAGGAAATCCTCGCCCACCGCGCCACCTGGCTGGACGCCGCATGA